The following coding sequences lie in one Syngnathus scovelli strain Florida chromosome 1, RoL_Ssco_1.2, whole genome shotgun sequence genomic window:
- the LOC125991676 gene encoding secretory phospholipase A2 receptor isoform X2, producing the protein MWERLTCFVILISIHWTCITAQVCGFGWLEHEGSCYKRVDAPNGWLGARHHCVLEGGDLVSISSSAEQAFLKKMMKSNEFWLGLSNLKCDVALCNFKDGNLTWSDGETTTYTNWAKAHPRSTSVASCAYVKVLWSYLPWMTVSCTSPLKYVCKRPLKCPAGRTCTPKDSFTAVTTSDCDNGWMQYGNFCYDKVYYPGSWVKGERYCLKKGSHLASVHSEEEVQFMSDFTYHNWIWVGLKVNNNNYEWSDGTDLDYTSRINRRRDGVGLLKPDGTIQLWDDGPYVTDYVMCQKAKRGGLRQLPLVGQPRWTDKCGWWLDDPFNDFCYLINRQPTETWQEAENDCRRFGGNLLSITDFHEQIFVHSFIKALAMDALWLGAKTPLDGAAKWTDGSLIAYVHLIAGDADKGKCLSFLTGSGHWKADTCDKKNGYVCKKRGEALARVPEPKPSSDDAKRCDPGWLKYDGSCYKKVEAPNGWLGARHHCVSEGGDLLSISSSAEEDFVKKTMMAHFWLGLSNLECDDIWCRFQDGNLTWSDGETLTHANWASDQPGSTDVASCAYVKQGTYDQPGKWISGSCASSLAYVCERPLNCSTCARKDSFAVVATSDCSEGNLLYDDYCYHYEKSAESWEESERFCVDRGGHLASVHSEEEARFVYGHGQSPYSSFLGLKKNKWSDGTKFDYQKRENNTVGDCVFPTALGELSSCHCTVNRPFVCKIAKSGRPRQLSPLVGQPDWTVQCGWWLDNPTDDFCYLIVRQPKTWKEAQEDCHHLEGNLLSITSSHEQTFVHGYIKAVALNDDDAPLWLGVKSPFDDDDTKWTDGSLFKKIKDFEDDGNDEKCLTFLTGSGDWKADACDHKSGYMCKKRAKGVADAMAPSDNNANICGLGWLKYDASCYKKVEAPNGWLGAHHHCVWEGGDLLSISSSAEEDFVKKTMMTHFWLGLSNLKCDDIWCRFEDGNLTWSDGETLTHTNWASDQPGSTDVASCAYVKQGTHDQSGKWMSGSCASSLAYVCERPLKCPAGRTCARKGYAFKAVKTSDCSGGDLLYNDYCYHYEGEAKSWEEAEKFCRSRRGHLASIHSKEEAQFVYGHSYTQHSSFVGRKKVEWSDGTEFDYQALENNTVGDCAFPTALGELSSCLCTVTRPFVCKTAKRGGPRQLPPFVGQPDWTDQCGWWLDNPTDDFCYLIVRQPKTWTEAQDECQRLEGHLSSITDFNEQNFLHGYIKALANAPSLWLGANTSIIEDDTKWTDGSPFAYIRSSAGDADASSRKTCLSFLTGSGDWKADRCSHMRGYMCKKTKKGVTAPSPFPLHAKLCDPGWLEYEDRCYKKVEAPNGWLGARRDCVWQGGDLVSITSSAEEDFVKDAMGKKTPFWLGLSTLNCDDVWCDFVGGNLTWSDGKMLTITNWASNQPGSTDVASCVYVNQGAWRQPGKWRSGSCASSLAYMCMRPADFCPDKERCFPKGGSALVATSSCDDGHFLYGDYCYRYEEMLKDCDEAEDFCRAWGGHLASAHSDGEAQFLAAHKQSAMMPLVGQRMGVNGKYYDYSEWDSAPSMDCKRLASNGKLHDVTRNSTRPFFCKKAKHGGPRQLPGGRPAPPPSVSLAGWTDKCGWWLDDPSSDFCYLINRKPKTWNEAQDDCQRQKGNLLSITDSHEQNFVHGYFKALETGPALWLGANETIDLDGGKWADGSPFSYVHFSAGDTDGGKCLSFLTGSGHWNVDACDNTNGYVCKKRGNGKPSKPLPPNDGYMKKIVCQEDRGTLKCPEERVIRIRSAFYGRRRSDVCPNGNATDGTCTVDLSFYKTLCDNDHDCTIYLSDSDSCPGVSSIYLHIVYSCEETVCLDSLTTDGSVADSAFSASSSMIKDKLHKAHLGGSGCWLLRKKSGSWIQVNLGQRKKVTALVTQSCNTDVRKRYTVLEMQISIDGKTWYTHPDGQFGLGTRLLATPVFTQYVRLLPVDYRLNDGFRFDVLGCAVDNTAHITCASNFKSLTKFTSSKTVLCPPGCGKAPHIVYGTSIYNQDSNICTAAIHAGIIRNEIGGAVTLLKAPPQNADLIYTENGITLVPYGGKTASYAFAENEPRCLGPDWEEFAGFCYKRLDDQKTWYGAQHACRSVCAELVSIRSEAERDWLQEAINFGTGDAWTGLNDLVVKGRFMWSDRQKVTFTNWAKGDPARLLENCVAMLSQTGKWRKMSCVRLNSFVCKMPTARYPIKMRLASGVAACRDGVRVWNNSQ; encoded by the exons CCAGCTGGGCGGACGTGTACCCCCAAAGACAGTTTTACTGCAGTGACAA CTTCCGACTGTGACAATGGATGGATGCAGTATGGCAATTTTTGCTATGATAAAGTATATTACCCCGGTAGCTGGGTGAAAGGCGAGAGGTACTGTCTCAAGAAGGGAAGCCACCTGGCCAGCGTCCACTCTGAGGAAGAGGTCCAATTCATGTCGG ATTTCACGTATCACAATTGGATTTGGGTGGGACTCAAGGTGAATAACAACAACTACGAGTGGAGTGACGGAACAGATTTG GACTACACCAGCCGGATAAACAGACGACGTGATGGAGTGGGATTGTTAAAACCTGATGGGACAATTCAGTTATGGGATGATGGCCCATATGTCACAGACTACGTTATGTGCCAAAAAG CCAAGCGCGGCGGGCTTCGACAGCTGCCATTGGTTGGCCAACCGC GTTGGACTGACAAATGCGGCTGGTGGCTGGATGACCCCTTCaacgacttctgctacctgatcAACCGGCAGCCCACCGAGACCTGGCAGGAGGCGGAAAATGATTGCCGGCGCTTCGGAGGGAACCTTCTCAGCATCACCGACTTTCACGAGCAGATCTTTGTACACA GTTTCATCAAGGCTCTGGCGATGGATGCTTTATGGTTGGGCGCCAAAACCCCCCTGGACGGAGCTGCCAAGTGGACTGATGGATCACTGATAGCTTACGTCCACTTGATTGCAG GTGACGCCGACAAGGGGAAATGTCTGTCCTTCCTCACCGGCAGCGGCCACTGGAAAGCCGACACGTGCGACAAGAAGAATGGCTACGTGTGCAAGAAAAGAGGAGAAG CTCTTGCACGAGTGCCAGAACCTAAGCCGTCTTCTGACGACG CCAAGCGCTGTGATCCCGGATGGCTCAAGTACGACGGCAGCTGCTACAAGAAGGTGGAAGCccccaacggttggctgggggccCGTCATCACTGCGTCTCGGAGGGCGGGGACCTGCTCTCCATCTCTTCCTCGGCCGAGGAAGACTTTGTGAAGAAGACCATGATGGCCCACTTCTGGCTgggactctccaatctg gAATGCGATGACATCTGGTGTCGCTTTCAAGACGGAAACCTGACTTGGTCCGACGGCGAGACACTGACACACGCCAACTGGGCCTCAGATCAACCTGGGAG CACCGACGTTGCGTCCTGTGCCTACGTCAAACAAGGCACTTATGATCAGCCTGGCAAGTGGATATCTGGTTCCTGCGCTTCCTCGCTGGCATACGTTTGCGAGCGGCCGCTGA ATTGCTCTACGTGTGCTCGCAAAGACAGTTTTGCTGTAGTGGCGA CTTCCGACTGCAGCGAGGGCAACTTATTGTATGACGATTACTGCTATCATTACGAGAAATCGGCTGAAAGCTGGGAGGAATCTGAGAGATTCTGTGTCGATCGGGGAGGCCACCTGGCCAGCGTCCACTCCGAGGAAGAGGCCCGATTTGTGTATG GTCACGGACAAAGCCCGTATTCGTCTTTCTTGGGACTCAAGAAGAACAAGTGGAGTGACGGAACAAAATTT GACTACCAAAAGAGGGAAAATAACACCGTGGGAGACTGCGTGTTCCCAACTGCTCTTGGGGAGCTCAGTTCCTGCCACTGCACAGTAAACCGGCCATTTGTCTGCAAAATAG CCAAGAGCGGAAGACCTCGACAGCTGTCTCCATTGGTTGGCCAACCTG ACTGGACTGTCCAATGCGGCTGGTGGCTGGACAACCCCACCgacgacttctgctacctgatcGTCCGCCAGCCCAAGACCTGGAAGGAGGCCCAAGAAGACTGCCATCACCTGGAAGGGAACCTGCTCAGCATCACCAGCTCACACGAGCAGACCTTTGTACACG GTTACATCAAGGCTGTGGCGctgaatgatgatgatgccccTCTGTGGTTGGGCGTCAAAAGCCCATTTGACGATGATGACACCAAGTGGACTGACGGCTCACTGTTCAAGAAAATCAAAGACTTTGAAG ATGACGGCAACGACGAGAAATGTCTTACCTTTCTCACCGGCAGCGGCGACTGGAAAGCCGACGCGTGCGACCACAAGAGTGGCTACatgtgcaagaaaagagcaaaag GAGTGGCAGATGCTATGGCGCCTTCGGACAACAACG CTAACATCTGTGGTTTGGGATGGCTCAAGTACGATGCCAGCTGCTACAAGAAGGTGGAGGCccccaacggttggctgggggccCATCATCACTGCGTCTGGGAGGGCGGGGACCTGCTCTCCATCTCTTCCTCGGCTGAGGAAGACTTTGTGAAGAAGACCATGATGACCCACTTCTGGCTgggactctccaatctg AAATGCGATGACATCTGGTGTCGCTTTGAAGACGGAAACCTGACTTGGTCCGACGGCGAGACGCTGACACACACCAATTGGGCCTCAGATCAACCTGGGAG CACCGACGTTGCCTCCTGTGCCTACGTCAAACAAGGCACTCATGATCAGTCTGGCAAGTGGATGTCTGGTTCCTGCGCTTCCTCGCTGGCGTACGTTTGCGAGCGGCCGCTGA AATGCCCGGCTGGGCGGACGTGTGCCCGCAAAGGTTATGCCTTCAAAGCAGTGAAGA CTTCCGACTGCAGCGGTGGCGACTTACTGTATAACGATTACTGCTATCATTACGAGGGTGAGGCCAAAAGTTGGGAGGAAGCCGAGAAGTTCTGTCGGTCTCGGAGAGGCCACCTGGCCAGCATCCACTCCAAGGAAGAGGCCCAATTTGTGTATG GTCACTCGTACACCCAACATTCATCTTTTGTGGGACGCAAGAAGGTCGAGTGGAGTGACGGAACAGAATTT GACTACCAAGCGTTGGAAAATAACACCGTGGGAGACTGCGCGTTCCCAACTGCTCTTGGGGAGCTCAGTTCCTGCCTCTGCACAGTAACGCGGCCATTTGTCTGCAAAACAG CCAAGCGCGGAGGACCTCGGCAGCTGCCACCATTTGTTGGCCAACCGG ACTGGACTGACCAATGCGGCTGGTGGCTGGACAACCCCACCgacgacttctgctacctgatcGTCCGCCAGCCCAAGACCTGGACGGAGGCCCAAGACGAGTGCCAGCGGCTGGAAGGACACCTGAGCAGCATCACCGACTTTAACGAGCAGAACTTTCTACACG GTTACATCAAGGCTCTGGCAAACGCGCCCTCTCTGTGGTTGGGTGCTAACACCTCTATCATTGAAGACGACACCAAATGGACTGACGGATCCCCGTTCGCTTACATCCGCTCGAGCGCAG GTGACGCCGATGCCAGCTCTCGGAAAACCTGTCTTTCCTTCCTCACCGGCAGCGGCGACTGGAAGGCCGACAGGTGCTCCCACATGCGAGGCTACATGTGCAAGAAAACGAAAAAGG gagTGACGGCACCTTCGCCGTTTCCTCTCCATG CCAAGCTCTGTGATCCCGGATGGCTCGAGTACGAAGACAGGTGCTACAAGAAGGTGGAGGCccccaacggttggctgggggccCGTCGAGACTGCGTCTGGCAGGGCGGCGACCTGGTCTCCATCACCTCCTCGGCCGAGGAAGACTTTGTGAAGGACGCCATGGGCAAGAAGACCCCCTTCTGGCTGGGACTCTCCACTCTG AATTGCGACGACGTCTGGTGTGACTTTGTGGGCGGAAACCTGACTTGGTCTGACGGCAAGATGCTGACAATCACCAACTGGGCCTCAAATCAACCTGGGAG CACCGACGTTGCCTCCTGCGTCTACGTCAACCAAGGGGCTTGGAGGCAGCCTGGCAAGTGGAGATCTGGCTCCTGCGCTTCCTCGTTGGCGTACATGTGCATGCGGCCGGCGGACT TCTGCCCGGATAAAGAGAGGTGTTTCCCAAAAGGGGGTTCTGCTCTCGTGGCAA CTTCCTCCTGCGACGATGGCCACTTCCTGTATGGCGATTACTGCTATCGTTACGAGGAAATGCTAAAAGACTGCGATGAAGCTGAAGATTTCTGCCGTGCGTGGGGAGGTCACCTGGCCAGCGCCCACTCAGATGGCGAGGCCCAGTTTTTGGCAG CTCACAAGCAATCAGCAATGATGCCTCTTGTGGGACAAAGGATGGGGGTGAACGGAAAATATTAT GACTACAGCGAGTGGGACAGCGCCCCCTCCATGGACTGTAAACGACTGGCATCTAATGGAAAGCTCCATGATGTCACCCGGAATTCCACCAGGCCATTCTTCTGCAAAAAAG CCAAGCACGGAGGGCCTCGACAGCTGCCAGGTGGGCGTCCGGCACCGCCGCCGTCCGTCTCGCTCGCAGGCTGGACTGACAAATGCGGCTGGTGGCTGGACGACCCCTCCAGcgacttctgctacctgatcAACCGCAAGCCCAAGACCTGGAACGAGGCCCAAGACGACTGCCAGCGGCAGAAAGGGAACCTGCTCAGCATCACCGACTCGCACGAGCAGAACTTTGTACACG GTTACTTCAAGGCTCTGGAGACCGGTCCCGCTTTGTGGTTGGGCGCCAATGAAACGATCGATCTTGACGGCGGCAAGTGGGCTGACGGATCCCCCTTCTCTTACGTCCACTTCAGTGCAG GTGACACCGATGGGGGCAAATGTCTTTCCTTCCTCACCGGCAGCGGCCACTGGAACGTCGACGCGTGCGACAACACGAATGGCTACGTGTGCAAGAAAAGAGGAAATG GAAAACCGTCAAAACCCCTGCCGCCAAATGACG GCTACATGAAAAAGATTGTCTGCCAAGAGGATCGGGGAACTCTGAAATGTCCCGAAGAACGAGTCATCCGGATCCGGTCAGCCTTCTACGggcggaggcgtagcgatgtctGTCCAAATGGCAACGCAACAGATG GGACATGCACGGTGGACCTCTCTTTCTACAAGACACTGTGTGACAACGATCATGATTGCACCATTTACCTTTCGGATTCAGATTCCTGCCCTGGTGTCTCCTCCATATACTTGCACATTGTCTACAGCTGTGAAGAGACAG TGTGTCTTGACAGTCTGACAACTGACGGGAGCGTCGCAGACTCTGCCTTTTCAGCCTCTTCCTCTATGATCAAGGACAAACTTCACAAAGCGCATCTCGGAGGCAGCGGGTGCTGGTTACTGAGGAAAAAGT CCGGCAGCTGGATCCAGGTGAACCTCGGTCAGAGGAAAAAGGTGACAGCCCTCGTGACCCAGAGCTGTAATACAGACGTTAGGAAACGGTACACCGTACTTGAGATGCAGATCAGCATTGACGGAAAGACTTGGTATACCCACCCAGACGGGCAG TTTGGTTTGGGGACTCGTCTACTAGCCACGCCTGTGTTCACCCAGTATGTCCGCCTCCTGCCAGTCGACTACAGATTGAATGACGGCTTTCGCTTTGATGTCTTGGGGTGCGCCGTTGACAACACCGCTC ACATCACCTGtgccagcaatttcaaaagcctcACCAAGTTCACCAGTTCAAAGAC GGTCCTCTGCCCACCGGGCTGCGGCAAAGCCCCCCACATTGTCTACGGAACATCGATCTACAACCAG GACTCAAACATCTGCACGGCCGCTATTCACGCGGGTATCATTCGGAACGAGATCGGAGGAGCTGTGACTTTGCTGAAGGCGCCGCCACAAAACGCCGACCTCATCTACACCGAGAACGGGATCACTTTAGTTCC ATACGGTGGCAAAACGGCTTCTTACGCCTTTGCTGAGAACG AGCCCAGATGCTTgggacctgactgggaggagTTTGCGGGCTTCTGCTACAAACGTTTGGATGATCAAAAGACATGGTACGGTGCTCAACACGCCTGCAGGAGCGTCTGTGCCGAACTGGTGTCCATACGCTCCGAGGCGGAGCGAGATTGGCTGCAAGAAGCCATTAACTTTG GCACCGGCGACGCGTGGACCGGACTGAACGACCTGGTCGTCAAGGGCAGATTCATGTGGTCGGACCGCCAGAAGGTGACCTTCACCAACTGGGCTAAGGGAGATCCTGCCCGCCTGTTGGAGAATTGCGTGGCCATGTTGAGCCAG ACTGGCAAATGGAGAAAGATGTCCTGCGTGCGACTCAACAGCTTTGTGTGTAAGATGCCCACGGCGCGTTATCCAATCAAAATGCGTCTTGCATCTGGAGTGGCAGCCTGCCGTGATGGCGTCCGGGTGTGGAATAACTCTCAGTGA